One window of the Onychostoma macrolepis isolate SWU-2019 chromosome 21, ASM1243209v1, whole genome shotgun sequence genome contains the following:
- the zgc:162472 gene encoding transcription factor TFIIIB component B'' homolog isoform X3: MIRRSRISVRPNVKPIGRAQTASRDASVDNVQASADFTPSEGSEVTVDKLPIAALERINEEASQSSCPSDQLEATKHGEDAASKSSDAQDSTSTSETSGPQRRKRFTALPNLAKPRASPASSRTPKSPSKSPVKPVTPSQPETSTPTEESSLQIPAPVHNPRLPVRRRPSGGGRQAKVLPIPAAPQQNDQEMQKDGGLEDTLVPLTIQQGESQHPLITSQPDTVLVSENPPALSAVEDVVVQQESDSPSQSQMDLLRERLNKLKTPSKILNSLKSLNDPADMVRLAQARKLRELLKKEMNKQKEDKKKPKLGIKEFKAPKDHTKMTMRELIYYLPVSNPMKSFTEEEQKETVLDDSPTPTSSKTPAPPSVQETVVEDVGNEEDEERMEETQLEEEEPLLVPRVKVAEDGSLIIDEESLTVQVSRAKGPNPAEDRDPIFERGSTTTYSSFRKGTYTKPWSSGETEMFYLAISMVGTDFSMIGQLFPHRARIEIKNKFKKEERNNSWRIDKAFKEKRRLDLDFFKQLMEQILKNEQNKKNKNKELVKLAKAQRRVQRKVRAAKRKEMDSSSDSDSDVVAGEKENEDLSNDGGSDTTPKKRRGKWTNTPDRRIKKTNGEAEIDEPEDCENPTSDGQSQDDRYTSPAIKPAQLKGRPQRPIPDLSRRWGNRCPVPKGKENGTSAGEESKMDKLKVPSASIKEKKQSAVLLELEDLEEEPDLSAVQEQIFNKPTRSGRIPKLSQHVIQAAADEEEDEEELSDLPVSSKVHDQDIKAPGRRAKLKPGPRLKQGMPRRGKSRLVTLLASGTEDGDEEEEVEESVLSQEDFPSNPEEENQAFVPMSLRPLPPVDSEVVETMEELDISVNVPDILGTSQNALCPELSYDQAMVPAGPVPCEHQLDLLVDVIEFLDPDHMEVCKEINNEAAQTLLTIGNSAQMIQTSEMPRTSGNDVVEQSNIVHEEVVHEEVITETAVMSASSVSCESGTKRDVELLSCETHIPEPSAEKTSTQKEEPVKSQTTDAHPAPIQHETQVPPSKRGRFSKPKPNIGQGLRTRRAPQQQISPELGTGSLGISKCPSSTEQDKNAMQEDSVPVDHLPDSSTIYPEVLQPDTSSERREDSPKVIPERVYKENNGSVSSLKRKNDDIITEENIKEQERARSEPQLTRSVNESQSTSVEPSKPVRRYRGPKPIPNLTQTSRRAQTQSSTTSTIAVLNEKPSAAQPSTATFTKSPEEGAVVTTELVVSKSAAQQEGASSIESAEIVKAVTRQLFLKTSPDRKLWSCWMRTIELILRKFVKAAL, translated from the exons ATGATACGCAGATCGAGAATTAGTGTTCGGCCCAATGTAAAGCCCATAGGCCGCGCTCAGACAGCCTCTCGAGATGCATCTGTAGATAATGTTCAGGCTTCTGCTGACTTCACTCCATCtgaggggtcagaggtcacggTTGATAAGTTACCTATAGCAGCTTTGGAGAGGATCAACGAGGAAGCTTCTCAGAGCAGCTGCCCTAGTGACCAGTTGGAGGCCACTAAACATGGAGA GGATGCAGCATCTAAAAGTTCTGATGCCCAGGATTCAACAAGCACCTCTGAGACTTCTGGCCCTCAGAGGAGGAAACGCTTCACAGCTCTGCCCAACCTGGCCAAACCACGAGCCTCTCCAGCCTCTTCTAGGACTCCTAAATCCCCATCCAAGTCCCCTGTAAAACCAGTAACACCCAGTCAACCTGAAACCTCAACCCCCACTGAAGAGTCTTCCCTTCAGATACCTGCGCCTGTCCATAACCCCAGGCTTCCTGTAAGACGGAGACCTTCTGGAGGAGGCAGACAGGCCAAAGTTCTGCCCATCCCTGCAGCCCCTCAGCAGAATGACCAAGAGATGCAAAAGGATGGGGGATTGGAGGACACACTTGTGCCATTGACCATTCAGCAAGGGGAGTCCCAACATCCACTTATAACTTCTCAACCTGATACCGTTTTGGTCAGTGAAAACCCTCCGGCTCTTTCTGCTGTGGAAGACGTGGTTGTACAACAGGAGAGTGATTCTCCCAGCCAGAGCCAAATGGATCTGTTAAGAGAAAGACTTAATAAACTTAAGACGCCATCGAAGATTCTCAACTCCTTGAAATCACTGAACGACCCAGCAGACATGGTCAGGTTAGCTCAGGCACGGAAACTTCGGGAGCttcttaaaaaagaaatgaacaaacaaaag GAAGACAAGAAGAAACCCAAGTTGGGAATCAAAGAATTCAAGGCACCCAAAGACCACACCAAAATGACCATGAGAGAGCTGATCTATTACCTGCCTGTTTCCAACCCAATGAA GTCTTTCACAGAAGAGGAGCAGAAAGAGACGGTATTAGATGACTCTCCTACACCAAC GTCTTCTAAGACTCCAGCTCCTCCATCAGTTCAGGAGACAGTTGTAGAAGATGTTGGTAATGAAGAAGATGAGGAAAGAATGGAAGAAACCCAGCTGGAGGAGGAAGAGCCTCTTCTAGTGCCCAGGGTGAAGGTGGCGGAGGATGGCTCTCTGATTATAGACGAGGAGAG tttaaCAGTTCAGGTGTCAAGGGCAAAAGGACCCAATCCGGCAGAAGACAGAGATCCTATATTTGAACGTGGCTCTACCACCACCTACTCCAGCTTTAGGAAGGGCACCTACACCAAACCCTGGTCCAGTGGAG AgactgaaatgttttacttggCCATCAGCATGGTGGGGACAGACTTCTCCATGATTGGTCAGCTGTTTCCACACCGAGCTCGAATAGAGATTAAG AACAAGTTCAAGAAAGAAGAGAGAAATAACTCATGGAGAATAGATAAAGCTTTCA AGGAGAAGCGGCGTTTGGATCTAGATTTCTTCAAACAATTAATGGAGCAGATCCTAAAAAATgagcaaaataagaaaaacaaaaacaaagagctTGTCAAGTTGGCTAAAGCACAGAGGAGAGTCCAAAGGAAAGTGAGAG CAGCTAAAAGAAAGGAAATGGACTCTTCATCGGATTCGGACAGTGATGTGGTGGCTGGAGAAAAGGAGAATGAGGACCTCTCAAATGATGGAGGAAGTGATACCACTCCAAAGAAACGCAGAGGAAAATGGACGAATACTCCAGACAGGAGAATTAAGAAGACAAATGGAGAGG CTGAAATAGATGAACCTGAGGACTGTGAAAATCCTACTTCTGATGGCCAGTCACAAGATGACAG ATACACGAGTCCTGCTATTAAACCGGCTCAGCTCAAAGGTCGACCCCAGAGACCGATCCCAGACCTCAGCCGCAGATGGGGGAACAGGTGCCCTGTGCCCAAAGGCAAAGAGAACGGGACCTCAGCCGGGGAGGAGAGTAAAATGGATAAGTTAAAG GTGCCTTCAGCCTCTATAAAAGAGAAGAAGCAGTCTGCAGTTCTCCTTGAATTGGAAGATTTAGAGGAAGAACCTGATCTGAGTGCTGTTCAAGAACAGATATTCAATAAACCAACCAG GTCAGGAAGGATCCCTAAGCTCTCTCAGCATGTAATACAGGCAGCAGCagatgaagaggaagatgaggaaGAGCTCTCTGATCTTCCTGTGTCTTCCAAAGTTCATGATCAGGACATTAAGGCACCTGGCCGGAGAGCTAAATTAAAACCAGGTCCCAGATTGAAGCAGGGCATGCCTAGGAGGGGGAAATCTAGACTGGTGACCTTACTGGCCTCTGGAACTGAAGATGGtgatgaggaagaggaagtAGAAGAATCTGTCCTGAGCCAGGAAGACTTTCCTTCAAATCCTGAAGAGGAAAACCAGGCGTTTGTGCCAATGAGTCTACGTCCTCTACCGCCTGTTGATTCAGAGGTGGTAGAAACCATGGAAGAG TTGGACATATCTGTGAATGTGCCTGATATCCTGGGCACATCCCAGAATGCTTTGTGCCCCGAGTTGTCATATGATCAGGCCATGGTGCCTGCTGGTCCTGTCCCTTGTGAACACCAGTTGGACCTGCTTGTT GATGTCATAGAGTTTCTTGACCCAGACCACATGGAAG TATGTAAAGAGATCAACAATGAAGCAGCCCAGACTCTTCTGACCATTGGGAACTCCGCTCAGATGATCCAGACATCAGAAATGCCCCGTACAA GTGGAAATGATGTTGTTGAACAGTCGAACATTGTACATGAAGAGGTCGTCCATGAGGAAGTTATCACAGAAACAGCCGTCATGTCCGCTTCTTCTGTAAGCTGCGAGTCAGGGACAAAACGTGACGTTGAACTTTTGAGCTGTGAAACTCATATTCCAGAACCTTCTGCTGAAAAAACCTCCACCCAGAAAGAAGAACCAGTCAAATCACAGACAACCGATGCTCATCCTGCTCCCATTCAACATGAGACACAGGTTCCACCAAGCAAAAGAGGTCGATTCTCCAAACCCAAACCCAATATTGGTCAAGGTTTGAGAACTAGACGAGCTCCACAGCAACAAATCTCTCCAGAACTTGGCACAGGTTCTTTGGGGATCTCTAAGTGTCCATCTTCCACAGAACAGgataaaaatgcaatgcaagAAGACTCTGTTCCTGTGGATCACCTGCCAGACTCCTCTACCATCTACCCTGAGGTACTACAGCCggatacatcatctgaaagaagagAAGACAGTCCCAAAGTCATTCCTGAAAGAgtgtataaagaaaataatgGATCTGTCTCATCTTTGAAGAGAAAGAATGATGATATAATCACAGAGGAAAATATAAAAGAACAAGAACGGGCGAGATCAGAGCCACAGCTGACTAGAAG TGTGAACGAGTCTCAGAGCACATCAGTTGAGCCCTCTAAACCTGTCAGGAGGTACCGTGGACCCAAACCAATACCAAACCTGACTCAGACATCCAGACGCGCACAGACACAAAGCAGCACGACATCAACCATAGCAG TATTAAATGAGAAACCGTCTGCTGCTCAGCCTTCCACGGCCACTTTCACTAAAAGTCCTGAAGAGGGTGCTGTAGTTACCACAGAACTTGTGGTATCCAAAAGTGCAGCTCAACAAGAGGGGGCATCGAGCATTGAATCAGCCGAG ATAGTCAAAGCTGTCACCCGCCAGTTGTTTCTGAAAACGAGTCCAGACAGAAAACTGTGGTCATGCTGGATGAGAACAATAGAACTAATCCTGAGGAAGTTTGTGAAGGCAGCACTGTGA
- the zgc:162472 gene encoding transcription factor TFIIIB component B'' homolog isoform X1 → MIRRSRISVRPNVKPIGRAQTASRDASVDNVQASADFTPSEGSEVTVDKLPIAALERINEEASQSSCPSDQLEATKHGEDAASKSSDAQDSTSTSETSGPQRRKRFTALPNLAKPRASPASSRTPKSPSKSPVKPVTPSQPETSTPTEESSLQIPAPVHNPRLPVRRRPSGGGRQAKVLPIPAAPQQNDQEMQKDGGLEDTLVPLTIQQGESQHPLITSQPDTVLVSENPPALSAVEDVVVQQESDSPSQSQMDLLRERLNKLKTPSKILNSLKSLNDPADMVRLAQARKLRELLKKEMNKQKEDKKKPKLGIKEFKAPKDHTKMTMRELIYYLPVSNPMKSFTEEEQKETVLDDSPTPTSSKTPAPPSVQETVVEDVGNEEDEERMEETQLEEEEPLLVPRVKVAEDGSLIIDEESLTVQVSRAKGPNPAEDRDPIFERGSTTTYSSFRKGTYTKPWSSGETEMFYLAISMVGTDFSMIGQLFPHRARIEIKNKFKKEERNNSWRIDKAFKEKRRLDLDFFKQLMEQILKNEQNKKNKNKELVKLAKAQRRVQRKVRAAKRKEMDSSSDSDSDVVAGEKENEDLSNDGGSDTTPKKRRGKWTNTPDRRIKKTNGEAEIDEPEDCENPTSDGQSQDDSRYTSPAIKPAQLKGRPQRPIPDLSRRWGNRCPVPKGKENGTSAGEESKMDKLKVPSASIKEKKQSAVLLELEDLEEEPDLSAVQEQIFNKPTRSGRIPKLSQHVIQAAADEEEDEEELSDLPVSSKVHDQDIKAPGRRAKLKPGPRLKQGMPRRGKSRLVTLLASGTEDGDEEEEVEESVLSQEDFPSNPEEENQAFVPMSLRPLPPVDSEVVETMEELDISVNVPDILGTSQNALCPELSYDQAMVPAGPVPCEHQLDLLVDVIEFLDPDHMEVCKEINNEAAQTLLTIGNSAQMIQTSEMPRTSGNDVVEQSNIVHEEVVHEEVITETAVMSASSVSCESGTKRDVELLSCETHIPEPSAEKTSTQKEEPVKSQTTDAHPAPIQHETQVPPSKRGRFSKPKPNIGQGLRTRRAPQQQISPELGTGSLGISKCPSSTEQDKNAMQEDSVPVDHLPDSSTIYPEVLQPDTSSERREDSPKVIPERVYKENNGSVSSLKRKNDDIITEENIKEQERARSEPQLTRSVNESQSTSVEPSKPVRRYRGPKPIPNLTQTSRRAQTQSSTTSTIAVLNEKPSAAQPSTATFTKSPEEGAVVTTELVVSKSAAQQEGASSIESAEIVKAVTRQLFLKTSPDRKLWSCWMRTIELILRKFVKAAL, encoded by the exons ATGATACGCAGATCGAGAATTAGTGTTCGGCCCAATGTAAAGCCCATAGGCCGCGCTCAGACAGCCTCTCGAGATGCATCTGTAGATAATGTTCAGGCTTCTGCTGACTTCACTCCATCtgaggggtcagaggtcacggTTGATAAGTTACCTATAGCAGCTTTGGAGAGGATCAACGAGGAAGCTTCTCAGAGCAGCTGCCCTAGTGACCAGTTGGAGGCCACTAAACATGGAGA GGATGCAGCATCTAAAAGTTCTGATGCCCAGGATTCAACAAGCACCTCTGAGACTTCTGGCCCTCAGAGGAGGAAACGCTTCACAGCTCTGCCCAACCTGGCCAAACCACGAGCCTCTCCAGCCTCTTCTAGGACTCCTAAATCCCCATCCAAGTCCCCTGTAAAACCAGTAACACCCAGTCAACCTGAAACCTCAACCCCCACTGAAGAGTCTTCCCTTCAGATACCTGCGCCTGTCCATAACCCCAGGCTTCCTGTAAGACGGAGACCTTCTGGAGGAGGCAGACAGGCCAAAGTTCTGCCCATCCCTGCAGCCCCTCAGCAGAATGACCAAGAGATGCAAAAGGATGGGGGATTGGAGGACACACTTGTGCCATTGACCATTCAGCAAGGGGAGTCCCAACATCCACTTATAACTTCTCAACCTGATACCGTTTTGGTCAGTGAAAACCCTCCGGCTCTTTCTGCTGTGGAAGACGTGGTTGTACAACAGGAGAGTGATTCTCCCAGCCAGAGCCAAATGGATCTGTTAAGAGAAAGACTTAATAAACTTAAGACGCCATCGAAGATTCTCAACTCCTTGAAATCACTGAACGACCCAGCAGACATGGTCAGGTTAGCTCAGGCACGGAAACTTCGGGAGCttcttaaaaaagaaatgaacaaacaaaag GAAGACAAGAAGAAACCCAAGTTGGGAATCAAAGAATTCAAGGCACCCAAAGACCACACCAAAATGACCATGAGAGAGCTGATCTATTACCTGCCTGTTTCCAACCCAATGAA GTCTTTCACAGAAGAGGAGCAGAAAGAGACGGTATTAGATGACTCTCCTACACCAAC GTCTTCTAAGACTCCAGCTCCTCCATCAGTTCAGGAGACAGTTGTAGAAGATGTTGGTAATGAAGAAGATGAGGAAAGAATGGAAGAAACCCAGCTGGAGGAGGAAGAGCCTCTTCTAGTGCCCAGGGTGAAGGTGGCGGAGGATGGCTCTCTGATTATAGACGAGGAGAG tttaaCAGTTCAGGTGTCAAGGGCAAAAGGACCCAATCCGGCAGAAGACAGAGATCCTATATTTGAACGTGGCTCTACCACCACCTACTCCAGCTTTAGGAAGGGCACCTACACCAAACCCTGGTCCAGTGGAG AgactgaaatgttttacttggCCATCAGCATGGTGGGGACAGACTTCTCCATGATTGGTCAGCTGTTTCCACACCGAGCTCGAATAGAGATTAAG AACAAGTTCAAGAAAGAAGAGAGAAATAACTCATGGAGAATAGATAAAGCTTTCA AGGAGAAGCGGCGTTTGGATCTAGATTTCTTCAAACAATTAATGGAGCAGATCCTAAAAAATgagcaaaataagaaaaacaaaaacaaagagctTGTCAAGTTGGCTAAAGCACAGAGGAGAGTCCAAAGGAAAGTGAGAG CAGCTAAAAGAAAGGAAATGGACTCTTCATCGGATTCGGACAGTGATGTGGTGGCTGGAGAAAAGGAGAATGAGGACCTCTCAAATGATGGAGGAAGTGATACCACTCCAAAGAAACGCAGAGGAAAATGGACGAATACTCCAGACAGGAGAATTAAGAAGACAAATGGAGAGG CTGAAATAGATGAACCTGAGGACTGTGAAAATCCTACTTCTGATGGCCAGTCACAAGATGACAG TAGATACACGAGTCCTGCTATTAAACCGGCTCAGCTCAAAGGTCGACCCCAGAGACCGATCCCAGACCTCAGCCGCAGATGGGGGAACAGGTGCCCTGTGCCCAAAGGCAAAGAGAACGGGACCTCAGCCGGGGAGGAGAGTAAAATGGATAAGTTAAAG GTGCCTTCAGCCTCTATAAAAGAGAAGAAGCAGTCTGCAGTTCTCCTTGAATTGGAAGATTTAGAGGAAGAACCTGATCTGAGTGCTGTTCAAGAACAGATATTCAATAAACCAACCAG GTCAGGAAGGATCCCTAAGCTCTCTCAGCATGTAATACAGGCAGCAGCagatgaagaggaagatgaggaaGAGCTCTCTGATCTTCCTGTGTCTTCCAAAGTTCATGATCAGGACATTAAGGCACCTGGCCGGAGAGCTAAATTAAAACCAGGTCCCAGATTGAAGCAGGGCATGCCTAGGAGGGGGAAATCTAGACTGGTGACCTTACTGGCCTCTGGAACTGAAGATGGtgatgaggaagaggaagtAGAAGAATCTGTCCTGAGCCAGGAAGACTTTCCTTCAAATCCTGAAGAGGAAAACCAGGCGTTTGTGCCAATGAGTCTACGTCCTCTACCGCCTGTTGATTCAGAGGTGGTAGAAACCATGGAAGAG TTGGACATATCTGTGAATGTGCCTGATATCCTGGGCACATCCCAGAATGCTTTGTGCCCCGAGTTGTCATATGATCAGGCCATGGTGCCTGCTGGTCCTGTCCCTTGTGAACACCAGTTGGACCTGCTTGTT GATGTCATAGAGTTTCTTGACCCAGACCACATGGAAG TATGTAAAGAGATCAACAATGAAGCAGCCCAGACTCTTCTGACCATTGGGAACTCCGCTCAGATGATCCAGACATCAGAAATGCCCCGTACAA GTGGAAATGATGTTGTTGAACAGTCGAACATTGTACATGAAGAGGTCGTCCATGAGGAAGTTATCACAGAAACAGCCGTCATGTCCGCTTCTTCTGTAAGCTGCGAGTCAGGGACAAAACGTGACGTTGAACTTTTGAGCTGTGAAACTCATATTCCAGAACCTTCTGCTGAAAAAACCTCCACCCAGAAAGAAGAACCAGTCAAATCACAGACAACCGATGCTCATCCTGCTCCCATTCAACATGAGACACAGGTTCCACCAAGCAAAAGAGGTCGATTCTCCAAACCCAAACCCAATATTGGTCAAGGTTTGAGAACTAGACGAGCTCCACAGCAACAAATCTCTCCAGAACTTGGCACAGGTTCTTTGGGGATCTCTAAGTGTCCATCTTCCACAGAACAGgataaaaatgcaatgcaagAAGACTCTGTTCCTGTGGATCACCTGCCAGACTCCTCTACCATCTACCCTGAGGTACTACAGCCggatacatcatctgaaagaagagAAGACAGTCCCAAAGTCATTCCTGAAAGAgtgtataaagaaaataatgGATCTGTCTCATCTTTGAAGAGAAAGAATGATGATATAATCACAGAGGAAAATATAAAAGAACAAGAACGGGCGAGATCAGAGCCACAGCTGACTAGAAG TGTGAACGAGTCTCAGAGCACATCAGTTGAGCCCTCTAAACCTGTCAGGAGGTACCGTGGACCCAAACCAATACCAAACCTGACTCAGACATCCAGACGCGCACAGACACAAAGCAGCACGACATCAACCATAGCAG TATTAAATGAGAAACCGTCTGCTGCTCAGCCTTCCACGGCCACTTTCACTAAAAGTCCTGAAGAGGGTGCTGTAGTTACCACAGAACTTGTGGTATCCAAAAGTGCAGCTCAACAAGAGGGGGCATCGAGCATTGAATCAGCCGAG ATAGTCAAAGCTGTCACCCGCCAGTTGTTTCTGAAAACGAGTCCAGACAGAAAACTGTGGTCATGCTGGATGAGAACAATAGAACTAATCCTGAGGAAGTTTGTGAAGGCAGCACTGTGA